In the genome of Desulfovibrio desulfuricans, one region contains:
- a CDS encoding NADH-quinone oxidoreductase subunit 5 family protein has protein sequence MSTLVFCCVALPFIMGLVLYFTQSGSTRKLIVPAAITIMAVAAVTLGANGAFRLEVGSILGLSADTVFSVLDLLLLVYILGIGWKLGSRLIMGMTLLQLVGLLYLKFVLPGHEVPITAFVADGLSLIMVIIITVVGGLITIYGMGYMDLHEEHLHLRVSRQPRFFAIIFCFLGAMNGLVLCNNLSWMFLFWEITTLCSFMLIGHDQTDESKANAQRALWMNVLGGLAFVSAMLFIQKSLGTLSTELVLQKMTSLDVKNTAILLPFAFFCLAAFTKSAQVPFESWLCGAMVAPTPVSALLHSATMVKAGTYLLLRMAPAFAGTTMSTIVALFGAFTFVATCILAVSQSNAKKVLAYSTIANLGLIIACVGINTAASMMAATTIIIYHSVSKGLLFMCVGAIEQRIGSRDIEDMRGLYGKMPRTAIITVIGIFTMMLPPFGMLIGKWMAIEAIARATQAMTPIVFFVALGSAFTVLFWARWAGVLVSSSKMHEHPTYGHPKPSVMFALRSLCGLAVVFSFISPLVLKTFVEPSVSGVYARFNMQTEGFIPGATLTGAEGYAWIYFLFLLLGLGVWYAWRVARRVPESSHAQPYFSGLTEVKDGVVGFRGPMNVFEPVRVSNFYLSQYFGESKITRAIDIISTAFLVVLVGGLL, from the coding sequence ATGAGTACACTTGTTTTTTGCTGTGTAGCACTGCCGTTCATTATGGGGCTTGTGCTCTATTTCACGCAAAGCGGCAGCACGCGCAAACTGATAGTGCCTGCGGCGATTACGATCATGGCAGTGGCAGCCGTGACCCTGGGCGCTAACGGCGCTTTCAGACTTGAGGTCGGTTCTATCCTTGGTCTTTCGGCCGATACGGTGTTCAGCGTGCTGGATCTGCTGCTGCTGGTCTACATTCTGGGCATAGGCTGGAAACTGGGCAGCCGCCTGATTATGGGTATGACCCTGCTGCAGCTGGTAGGCTTGCTTTACCTTAAATTTGTGCTCCCCGGGCATGAAGTGCCCATCACCGCTTTTGTGGCGGACGGTCTTTCGCTTATCATGGTCATCATCATCACTGTGGTGGGCGGTCTTATTACAATTTACGGTATGGGCTATATGGACCTGCACGAGGAGCACCTGCACCTGCGTGTGTCGCGTCAGCCCCGGTTTTTTGCCATCATTTTCTGCTTCCTGGGAGCCATGAACGGCCTGGTGCTCTGCAACAACCTTTCCTGGATGTTTCTCTTCTGGGAAATTACAACCTTGTGCTCATTCATGCTCATAGGGCATGACCAGACAGACGAGTCAAAAGCCAACGCGCAACGCGCATTGTGGATGAACGTGCTGGGCGGTCTGGCCTTTGTGTCGGCCATGCTCTTTATCCAGAAGAGCCTCGGCACGCTTTCGACCGAGCTTGTGCTGCAAAAAATGACCTCGCTTGACGTAAAGAACACGGCCATTTTGCTGCCCTTTGCGTTTTTCTGTCTGGCGGCATTTACCAAGTCGGCGCAGGTTCCCTTCGAGAGCTGGCTGTGCGGGGCCATGGTCGCGCCTACGCCGGTCTCCGCGCTGCTGCACTCGGCTACCATGGTGAAAGCGGGAACCTACCTCCTGTTGCGCATGGCCCCCGCATTCGCGGGAACCACCATGTCGACCATCGTGGCCCTGTTTGGCGCTTTTACCTTTGTGGCCACCTGTATTCTTGCGGTCAGCCAGAGTAACGCCAAAAAAGTGCTGGCGTATTCAACCATCGCAAACCTCGGCCTCATCATCGCATGCGTGGGCATTAACACGGCGGCCTCAATGATGGCGGCGACAACCATCATCATTTACCACTCCGTGTCCAAGGGCCTGCTGTTCATGTGCGTGGGCGCCATTGAGCAGCGCATCGGCTCGCGCGATATCGAAGACATGCGCGGTCTGTACGGCAAGATGCCCCGCACGGCCATCATTACCGTGATCGGCATTTTTACCATGATGCTGCCGCCCTTTGGCATGCTGATCGGCAAGTGGATGGCCATCGAGGCTATTGCCCGCGCCACCCAGGCCATGACGCCCATCGTCTTTTTTGTGGCTTTGGGGTCTGCCTTTACGGTGCTGTTCTGGGCTCGCTGGGCCGGCGTGCTGGTTTCTTCTTCCAAGATGCACGAACACCCCACCTACGGGCATCCCAAGCCTTCGGTCATGTTTGCCCTGCGCTCGCTGTGCGGGCTTGCGGTGGTGTTTTCGTTCATCTCGCCCCTGGTGCTGAAGACCTTTGTTGAACCCTCGGTATCAGGCGTGTATGCTCGCTTTAACATGCAGACCGAAGGGTTTATCCCTGGTGCTACACTTACCGGGGCAGAAGGCTACGCGTGGATCTACTTCCTGTTCCTTCTGCTTGGTCTGGGCGTATGGTATGCGTGGCGCGTGGCCCGTCGGGTTCCCGAATCCTCCCATGCGCAGCCTTATTTTTCGGGGTTGACGGAGGTCAAGGACGGAGTGGTCGGCTTCAGGGGCCCCATGAATGTCTTTGAACCTGTGCGAGTGTCCAACTTCTATCTCAGCCAGTACTTTGGCGAGAGCAAGATTACGCGGGCCATCGATATCATTTCCACCGCATTCCTGGTCGTACTGGTAGGAGGTCTGCTGTAA
- a CDS encoding respiratory chain complex I subunit 1 family protein — protein MLTIFSAIGGLILSPLVGGLLTGFDRRITARLQSRIGPPLLQPFYDILKLLGKQPLVTNAWLVFSAYVTLISSALSLLLFFMGGDLLLLFFVLTVGAVFQVVGAVCVPSPYSNVGAQRELLLMLAYEPILILVFVGFAMCTGSFSIAAVFQLDQPLLLRMPLLFLALGYALTIKLRKSPFDIAASHHGHQELVRGVQTEYSGPYLALIEIAHWLDLVLILGLCAMFWHTSVVGMAVLVGASLFTEILIDNITARLTWQWMVQKKSLLLGMGLALVNLLWLYVA, from the coding sequence ATGCTCACCATCTTCAGCGCAATCGGCGGGTTGATTCTGTCGCCCCTGGTGGGCGGGCTGCTTACCGGGTTTGATCGCCGCATCACGGCGAGGCTTCAGTCGCGTATTGGGCCGCCCCTGCTCCAGCCTTTTTACGACATCCTTAAACTGCTGGGCAAACAGCCTCTGGTAACCAATGCCTGGCTGGTGTTCAGCGCTTATGTAACGCTTATTTCATCGGCGCTCTCCCTGCTGCTCTTCTTTATGGGCGGGGACCTGCTGCTGCTGTTCTTTGTGCTCACCGTGGGCGCTGTGTTTCAGGTCGTGGGCGCGGTGTGCGTGCCCTCGCCCTACAGCAACGTGGGCGCGCAGCGCGAGCTGCTGCTCATGCTGGCCTACGAGCCCATTCTGATTCTGGTGTTTGTGGGCTTTGCCATGTGCACGGGGTCGTTTTCCATTGCTGCGGTGTTTCAGCTTGATCAGCCCCTGCTGCTCAGGATGCCGCTGCTCTTCCTGGCCCTGGGCTACGCACTGACCATCAAGCTGCGCAAGTCGCCCTTTGATATCGCTGCCAGCCACCACGGTCACCAGGAACTGGTGCGCGGCGTGCAGACCGAATACTCCGGCCCGTACCTTGCGCTTATTGAAATCGCCCACTGGCTTGACCTGGTGCTTATCCTTGGTCTGTGCGCCATGTTCTGGCACACCAGCGTTGTGGGAATGGCCGTTCTGGTGGGCGCCTCGCTGTTCACGGAAATTCTTATCGACAACATCACCGCCCGTTTGACCTGGCAGTGGATGGTGCAAAAGAAGTCCCTGTTGCTCGGCATGGGCCTGGCCCTGGTTAATCTTTTATGGCTGTACGTGGCGTAA
- a CDS encoding NADH-quinone oxidoreductase subunit B family protein, whose translation MGFVDNMIKRSRLKSPWIVHFDCGSCNGCDIEVLACLTPMYDVERFGVVNAGNPKHADVLLVTGTVNHRNQHVLKQIYEQMPSPKAVVSIGACNLSGGVFKDTYNVLNGAYNIIPVDVFVPGCPPKPEAIIDGVVQALGVLKAKMGLGPVPEPTFMPGDEDGTPDMTPQAESAPEEAPEKPLQNAG comes from the coding sequence ATGGGTTTCGTCGACAATATGATCAAGCGGAGTCGCCTGAAGTCTCCGTGGATAGTTCATTTTGACTGCGGTTCCTGCAACGGCTGCGACATCGAGGTGCTGGCCTGTCTGACGCCCATGTATGACGTAGAGCGTTTCGGGGTAGTCAACGCGGGCAACCCCAAGCACGCGGATGTGCTGCTGGTCACCGGCACGGTGAACCATCGCAACCAGCATGTGCTCAAGCAGATATACGAGCAGATGCCCTCGCCCAAGGCTGTGGTGTCCATAGGCGCATGCAACCTTTCCGGCGGCGTGTTCAAGGATACCTACAACGTGCTGAACGGTGCGTACAACATCATCCCTGTGGATGTGTTTGTACCCGGCTGCCCGCCCAAGCCCGAGGCCATCATTGATGGCGTGGTGCAGGCGCTTGGCGTGCTCAAGGCCAAAATGGGCCTTGGCCCCGTGCCCGAGCCCACCTTTATGCCGGGCGACGAGGACGGCACTCCCGACATGACGCCGCAGGCGGAGTCCGCGCCGGAAGAAGCCCCCGAAAAGCCACTGCAAAACGCGGGTTAA
- a CDS encoding nickel-dependent hydrogenase large subunit, whose amino-acid sequence MSNRTTVIPFGPQHPVLPEPLHIKFVVEDETVVGAVPQLGFVHRGLESLVRLKDYNQMVFVVERICGICSCIHANCYCNTIEDMMGITAPPRAQFLRVIWSELHRIHSHMLWLGLFADAFGFESVFQQFWRIREHVMDICEATAGNRVILSVNVVGGVRRDLSPDQIRWMLGRLDELEKGMRELTRTMLDDYTVQERTRGIGYLSKEDARLLGAAGPTLRGSGWEIDERMHGYAAYKDLNFIPVVENDGDCYARSKVRFYEVLHSIELIREALNRLPESELTVKVTGNPEGESIFRVEQPRGELFYYIRANGTKNLERMRVRTPTFANVPPLLHMLPGCKLPDVPVIVLSIDPCISCTER is encoded by the coding sequence ATGAGCAACCGCACAACCGTGATTCCTTTCGGGCCGCAGCATCCGGTGCTGCCCGAACCGCTGCACATCAAGTTTGTGGTGGAAGACGAAACCGTGGTCGGCGCCGTGCCTCAGCTGGGCTTTGTGCACCGTGGGCTCGAAAGCCTTGTGCGCCTCAAGGACTATAATCAGATGGTCTTTGTGGTCGAGCGTATCTGCGGCATCTGCTCGTGCATCCATGCCAACTGCTACTGCAACACCATTGAAGACATGATGGGCATCACAGCACCGCCCCGCGCCCAGTTTCTGCGGGTGATCTGGTCCGAGCTGCACCGCATACATTCGCACATGCTGTGGCTTGGTCTCTTTGCCGATGCCTTTGGCTTTGAAAGCGTGTTCCAGCAGTTCTGGCGCATACGCGAGCATGTCATGGACATCTGCGAGGCTACGGCCGGCAACCGCGTCATCCTCTCGGTCAACGTTGTGGGCGGCGTGCGCCGCGACCTCAGCCCCGACCAGATACGCTGGATGCTTGGCCGCCTTGACGAGCTCGAAAAGGGCATGCGCGAGCTTACCCGTACCATGCTCGACGACTACACCGTGCAGGAGCGCACGCGCGGTATCGGATACCTGAGCAAGGAAGATGCCCGTCTGCTCGGCGCGGCCGGTCCCACACTGCGCGGCAGCGGCTGGGAGATCGACGAACGCATGCACGGTTACGCGGCCTACAAGGATCTCAACTTCATCCCTGTGGTTGAAAACGACGGCGACTGCTACGCCCGCTCCAAGGTACGCTTTTATGAAGTGCTGCACTCCATAGAGCTTATCCGCGAGGCCCTCAACCGCCTGCCCGAGAGCGAGCTGACCGTCAAGGTCACCGGCAACCCCGAGGGCGAATCGATCTTCCGGGTGGAGCAGCCGCGCGGCGAGCTGTTCTATTACATCCGGGCCAACGGCACCAAGAATCTGGAGCGCATGCGCGTGCGCACGCCCACCTTTGCCAACGTGCCGCCCCTGCTGCACATGCTGCCGGGCTGCAAACTGCCCGACGTGCCGGTTATCGTGCTGAGTATCGACCCGTGCATCTCCTGCACAGAGAGGTAG
- the argF gene encoding ornithine carbamoyltransferase, translating into MSNRLYQRDFLKETDFTPEELTYLLDLAAQLKQAKKTRREPKFLADKNIVILFEKDSTRTRCSFEVAAYDQGARVTYLGPSGSQMGKKESLPDTARVLARFYDGIEYRGFEQTRVEALAKHADVPVWNGLTNEWHPTQFLADMLTMRECCNKPLNGQTLAYLGDARYNMGNSLMVGSALLGIDFRSVAPKALWTSDEIFAMATRIAKSTGARITRTENVHEGVNGCDFLSTDVWVSMGEPDAVWKERIELLTPYRVDAATMEMTGNAECKFLHCLPSFHNRDTAVGEDIYQRFGIECMEVSDEVFESPRNMAFEEAENRLHTIKAVMVATMAEAPLVFDA; encoded by the coding sequence ATGAGCAACAGACTGTATCAACGGGATTTTTTGAAAGAAACCGACTTCACGCCTGAAGAACTCACCTATCTGCTGGATCTGGCCGCCCAGCTCAAGCAGGCCAAAAAAACACGTCGCGAGCCAAAGTTTTTGGCCGATAAAAATATTGTCATCCTTTTTGAAAAGGATTCCACGCGTACCCGTTGCTCTTTTGAAGTCGCGGCTTATGACCAGGGCGCACGCGTCACCTATCTTGGCCCCTCGGGCTCGCAGATGGGCAAAAAGGAATCGCTGCCCGACACGGCTCGCGTTCTTGCCCGTTTTTATGACGGCATTGAATATCGCGGCTTTGAACAGACAAGGGTAGAGGCGCTGGCAAAACACGCCGACGTGCCGGTATGGAACGGGCTTACCAACGAGTGGCACCCCACGCAGTTTCTGGCCGACATGCTGACCATGCGCGAGTGCTGCAATAAGCCTTTAAACGGACAAACACTGGCATATCTTGGTGATGCGCGTTATAATATGGGCAACTCCCTGATGGTCGGGTCGGCCTTGCTGGGTATCGACTTCCGTTCTGTAGCGCCCAAGGCTCTGTGGACGTCGGACGAAATTTTTGCAATGGCGACCCGCATTGCCAAAAGCACCGGGGCGCGCATTACGCGTACTGAAAACGTGCACGAAGGCGTTAACGGCTGCGATTTTCTCTCTACCGATGTTTGGGTGTCCATGGGCGAGCCTGATGCTGTATGGAAAGAGCGCATAGAGTTGTTGACGCCGTACCGTGTGGACGCGGCAACCATGGAAATGACGGGCAATGCCGAATGCAAGTTTTTGCATTGTCTGCCCAGCTTCCATAACCGCGATACCGCAGTGGGCGAAGACATCTATCAGCGCTTCGGCATTGAATGCATGGAAGTGAGCGATGAAGTCTTTGAATCGCCCCGCAACATGGCTTTTGAAGAGGCGGAAAACCGCCTGCACACCATCAAGGCTGTCATGGTCGCCACCATGGCCGAAGCCCCACTGGTGTTCGACGCCTGA
- a CDS encoding DUF3299 domain-containing protein: protein MTTTPAAIRVVCMLAVLLCCWHCTTALALTDDYARQKAEGWHPSHEDLAKAAAAKKSGKYTEITWEKLIPPSWNPAKVFDKFNFDRFSDDDPRADKALKEFQTLWSNAPANKVLGGKMVSIAGFVAPLDFLGGDQMSEFLLVPYFGACIHVPPPPANQIIYVTLEKPLGIQMMDTVMVYGKLEIEKSESDIGDAGYRIKADAVEPYAAEETN from the coding sequence ATGACGACAACTCCGGCCGCAATACGCGTGGTCTGCATGCTCGCGGTACTGCTGTGCTGCTGGCACTGCACGACAGCCCTGGCGCTTACTGACGATTACGCGCGCCAAAAGGCGGAAGGGTGGCATCCCTCGCACGAGGATCTCGCCAAGGCCGCCGCCGCAAAAAAAAGTGGCAAGTATACCGAGATAACATGGGAAAAGCTTATCCCGCCATCGTGGAACCCCGCCAAGGTTTTTGACAAGTTCAATTTTGACCGTTTTAGCGACGACGACCCGCGCGCCGACAAAGCCTTGAAGGAATTTCAGACCCTGTGGAGCAACGCGCCAGCCAACAAGGTACTGGGCGGCAAGATGGTGAGCATCGCAGGTTTTGTCGCGCCGCTGGATTTTCTTGGCGGCGACCAGATGTCCGAATTTTTGCTGGTTCCCTACTTTGGAGCGTGCATTCATGTACCGCCGCCGCCAGCCAACCAGATCATCTACGTAACCCTGGAAAAGCCCCTGGGCATCCAGATGATGGATACCGTGATGGTGTACGGTAAGCTTGAAATAGAAAAATCAGAAAGCGACATCGGCGATGCGGGCTACCGCATCAAGGCCGACGCGGTCGAACCCTATGCAGCAGAAGAAACCAACTGA
- a CDS encoding N-acetyltransferase — translation MMPIAIPRVGVEEKPLVQDVRVDNLSSLIIRPATVRDVHGMSALINHYASSNVMLARGPQYLYQHIQDYMVATAPSSDGSLDVVVACGAVHVLWEDLAEIRSVAVHPACQAQGFGKKLVAALVDRCRNLGLPRVFAFTLAAPFFARCGFSEFNRDDMPAIVWVECSKCPKFYCCDEIGMILGL, via the coding sequence ATGATGCCCATTGCAATTCCGCGCGTAGGCGTTGAAGAAAAGCCGCTTGTTCAGGATGTGCGGGTTGACAACCTGTCATCCCTGATCATACGTCCCGCCACGGTGCGCGACGTACACGGCATGTCGGCGCTCATAAACCACTACGCGTCTTCAAACGTGATGCTGGCGCGGGGGCCGCAGTATCTCTATCAGCATATTCAGGACTACATGGTCGCCACGGCCCCCTCGTCCGACGGCAGTCTGGATGTGGTGGTGGCCTGCGGCGCGGTGCATGTGCTGTGGGAAGATCTTGCGGAGATCCGTTCTGTGGCTGTTCACCCCGCGTGTCAGGCGCAGGGCTTTGGCAAAAAGCTGGTGGCCGCGCTGGTGGACAGATGCCGCAACCTCGGTCTGCCGAGAGTTTTTGCCTTTACGCTGGCCGCGCCGTTTTTTGCCCGTTGCGGTTTCAGCGAGTTCAACAGGGACGACATGCCCGCCATAGTGTGGGTTGAATGTAGTAAGTGCCCCAAGTTTTACTGCTGCGACGAAATTGGAATGATACTTGGTTTATAG
- a CDS encoding 4Fe-4S binding protein, producing MYMLPNVLRNLSGKPATRLYPLEEREPFPAYRGVFTNEVEKCIFCSSCARVCPTDAITVDAKAGKWNYDPFLCVYCSACVEKCPTKCLHQEPVHRKPSVSKFVVHRTGTPRVKKAKAEAKGGEGTEK from the coding sequence ATGTATATGCTTCCAAACGTGCTGCGCAATCTTTCGGGCAAGCCAGCCACGCGGCTGTATCCTCTGGAAGAGCGCGAACCCTTCCCCGCTTATCGCGGCGTGTTCACCAACGAGGTTGAAAAATGCATATTCTGCAGTTCCTGCGCAAGAGTATGCCCCACTGACGCCATTACCGTGGACGCAAAAGCCGGAAAGTGGAACTACGATCCCTTTTTATGCGTGTACTGCTCCGCGTGCGTGGAAAAGTGCCCCACCAAGTGTCTGCACCAGGAGCCTGTGCACCGCAAGCCCTCTGTCAGCAAGTTTGTGGTGCACCGCACCGGAACCCCCCGCGTCAAAAAGGCCAAGGCCGAAGCCAAGGGCGGGGAAGGAACAGAAAAATAA
- a CDS encoding NADH-quinone oxidoreductase subunit C → MFFEAKEVTPQTLLSEVQQLANAKYRFVTMSQTVMDENTLRLFYHFDVNLTMSDLRHNAELCVWEPTDAKGMVHLRMDVNKNERIPSITPIYFCAVLVENETQDQFGVRFADLPLDYEGAMYLEGEVTHAPYFTMTTVRRPAAKAEAAKDDTAKGEKA, encoded by the coding sequence ATGTTTTTTGAAGCCAAGGAAGTGACGCCGCAAACGCTGCTTTCAGAAGTGCAGCAGCTGGCCAACGCCAAATACCGTTTTGTGACCATGTCGCAGACCGTCATGGACGAAAATACGCTGCGGCTTTTCTACCATTTTGACGTAAACCTCACCATGTCCGATCTGCGCCACAACGCAGAGCTGTGCGTGTGGGAACCCACGGACGCAAAGGGTATGGTGCACCTGCGCATGGATGTGAACAAAAACGAGCGCATCCCCAGCATCACGCCCATTTACTTCTGCGCCGTGCTCGTCGAGAACGAAACGCAGGACCAGTTTGGCGTGCGCTTTGCGGATCTGCCCCTCGATTACGAGGGGGCCATGTACCTGGAGGGCGAGGTTACCCACGCGCCGTACTTTACCATGACCACGGTCAGGCGGCCCGCCGCCAAGGCCGAGGCCGCCAAGGATGACACGGCCAAAGGAGAGAAGGCATGA
- a CDS encoding histidine-type phosphatase yields MRTAQRFIIVCLACALLCQLPAQGHAAQQGAEQPRLTKIVALTRHGVRAPTQSAATLSQWSTRNWPQWPVPRGFLTPRGARLVTAMWEDMRGSMLNLGLLPDAACPPPGKVFVRADVDQRTKATAKALVDGLCPDGSLSYAVSGQTPDPLFHPVQAGVQHFDPASVAASIMDNAGGDLDRLHEDNAAALTHLQHLSAPLAPEMCSRYNLPPSCGLSDLPNSVSVEADGSGAGLSGALATASGLAEVFLLEYAQWPDASAGWGQVDARVVREVLPIHTNVFNTVNRASVVARLKGASLLSEMMAALEGSHRDQRCNAASLVVFVGHDTNLANVGALLGVHWQVPGYPDDATPPGSALLFELWEQGDHKEVRVRFFAQTPEALHAPFEEQKQPAGGLVAPQLTDPARTHRAAPAQVTAPPVVGEARFSLNSFSKRVGDALRNAPLAQQEVPPLRLRAEAESDNATAAVAKPEGPATPTAAR; encoded by the coding sequence ATGCGCACTGCACAACGGTTCATTATTGTCTGCCTTGCCTGCGCTCTGTTGTGCCAGTTGCCCGCTCAGGGCCATGCGGCGCAACAGGGGGCCGAGCAGCCCCGCCTGACCAAGATCGTGGCCCTTACCCGCCACGGGGTACGCGCACCGACCCAATCTGCCGCCACGCTTTCGCAGTGGAGCACCCGCAACTGGCCCCAGTGGCCGGTGCCGAGGGGCTTTCTTACGCCGCGCGGGGCGCGGCTGGTTACCGCCATGTGGGAAGACATGCGCGGCAGTATGCTCAATCTGGGTCTTTTGCCCGATGCGGCCTGTCCGCCGCCAGGCAAGGTATTTGTGCGCGCCGATGTGGATCAGCGGACCAAGGCGACGGCCAAGGCTCTGGTGGATGGCCTTTGCCCTGACGGAAGCCTGAGCTATGCGGTTTCGGGCCAGACGCCCGACCCTCTTTTTCACCCTGTGCAGGCGGGCGTGCAGCACTTTGACCCAGCCTCGGTTGCCGCCAGCATCATGGACAACGCGGGGGGCGATCTCGACCGGCTGCACGAAGACAACGCCGCAGCCCTGACGCATCTGCAGCATCTGAGCGCCCCGCTGGCCCCCGAAATGTGCTCCCGGTACAATCTGCCTCCCTCATGTGGGCTTTCCGACCTGCCCAACTCCGTGAGCGTCGAGGCCGACGGCAGCGGCGCGGGGCTCTCCGGCGCGCTTGCCACGGCATCGGGTCTGGCCGAGGTGTTTTTGCTGGAATACGCCCAGTGGCCCGACGCCTCCGCAGGCTGGGGACAGGTGGACGCACGCGTGGTACGCGAGGTGCTGCCCATACACACAAACGTGTTCAATACGGTAAACCGCGCTTCGGTGGTGGCCCGCCTCAAGGGAGCATCGCTGCTTTCGGAAATGATGGCGGCCCTTGAGGGCTCGCACAGAGACCAGCGCTGCAATGCCGCATCGTTGGTGGTTTTTGTGGGGCACGACACAAACCTTGCCAATGTGGGAGCCCTGCTGGGCGTGCACTGGCAAGTGCCCGGCTACCCCGACGACGCGACCCCGCCAGGCTCCGCCCTGCTGTTTGAACTGTGGGAACAGGGCGACCACAAGGAAGTGCGCGTACGTTTTTTTGCCCAGACGCCAGAGGCCCTGCACGCGCCGTTTGAAGAGCAAAAACAGCCAGCTGGCGGGCTTGTCGCCCCCCAGCTCACCGACCCGGCCAGAACGCACAGGGCTGCCCCGGCCCAGGTTACCGCGCCGCCAGTTGTGGGCGAAGCCCGCTTCAGCCTTAACAGTTTTTCCAAACGCGTTGGCGATGCCCTGCGCAATGCCCCGCTGGCGCAGCAGGAAGTCCCCCCCCTGCGTCTGCGCGCCGAGGCAGAGTCGGACAACGCCACAGCCGCCGTTGCAAAGCCGGAAGGCCCCGCCACGCCAACAGCGGCCCGTTAG
- a CDS encoding Fur family transcriptional regulator, which yields MQQKKPTDSVARPCAADALCASRGLRLTRLRRQVLSYLLETRQPVKAYDILDALRNNSPKALTPASVYRSLEFLLQAGLVHRVETLNAFVACAETCNKPHDPVFMLVCPGCRKSREINDPDLYQTIFSTMQQRGFQLQGDTVELTGLCPGCAATSAGQQQQT from the coding sequence ATGCAGCAGAAGAAACCAACTGACAGTGTTGCGCGCCCTTGCGCGGCTGACGCGCTCTGCGCCAGCCGGGGCCTGCGTCTCACGCGGCTGCGCCGCCAGGTGCTCTCATACCTGCTTGAAACCCGCCAGCCTGTTAAGGCCTATGATATCCTTGACGCCCTGCGCAACAACTCGCCTAAAGCCCTCACGCCCGCGAGCGTGTACCGGTCGCTGGAGTTTTTGCTGCAGGCGGGTCTGGTGCACCGGGTTGAAACGCTCAATGCCTTTGTGGCCTGCGCCGAGACCTGCAACAAGCCGCACGATCCGGTCTTTATGCTCGTCTGCCCCGGCTGCCGCAAAAGCCGCGAGATAAACGACCCTGACCTTTACCAGACCATTTTTTCCACCATGCAGCAACGCGGCTTTCAGCTGCAGGGCGATACGGTCGAACTGACGGGCCTCTGCCCCGGCTGCGCGGCGACCAGCGCAGGTCAGCAACAACAAACATAA